In Leptospiraceae bacterium, one DNA window encodes the following:
- a CDS encoding DUF1564 family protein, protein MNPQKYVETQPSLLVPAKYMDEFNRRTTGFSRQKYLHALLNRYRNVILWGTFEKMDRVKKAYQEVGQNLQKKNFTPNNEDWIDYTNIPRYSAIKPADYVVLTMPFLTFTGDL, encoded by the coding sequence ATGAACCCACAAAAATATGTAGAAACACAACCGAGCTTGCTTGTTCCGGCAAAATATATGGACGAGTTCAATAGAAGAACGACGGGTTTTTCGAGACAAAAATATTTGCACGCACTGTTGAATAGATACAGAAATGTGATTCTTTGGGGTACTTTTGAGAAAATGGATAGAGTAAAGAAAGCGTATCAAGAAGTCGGACAAAATTTGCAGAAGAAGAATTTTACCCCGAATAACGAGGATTGGATAGACTATACAAATATCCCCCGTTATTCGGCAATAAAACCCGCCGATTATGTCGTTTTAACTATGCCTTTTTTGACATTCACCGGCGATCTTTGA
- the ccrA gene encoding crotonyl-CoA carboxylase/reductase, whose translation MKELDIVPIGELPDSGVVPKKMHAQVIRPERFGEPTKAFQHEEIEVPEIKGDEVLVAVMAAGVNYNNVWAALGFPVDVIGARNKKGESEKFHIGGSDASGIVWKIGKDVKNVKVGDEVVIHCGVWEKEDPWVKAGNDPMFAPSQLIWGYETNWGSFAQFCKVQDHQCLPKPKHLSWEESAAYMLVAATAYRMLHHWKPNNVKPDDVVLIWGGAGGLGAMAIQIVKAAGGVPIAVVSSDDKIEFCKKLGATGVINRNNFKHWGALTSDINKPEAFAEWTKKARDFGKAIWDIAGKGKNPRIVFEHPGESTLPTSVFVCETGGMVVICAGTSGFNATCDLRYLWMRQKRLQGSHFANDDNARELNELVIAKKVDPVLSKTYTFEETATAHQLMRENKHPSGNMSILVGAKNIGMGKK comes from the coding sequence ATGAAAGAATTAGATATTGTACCAATAGGTGAGCTACCGGATTCAGGAGTAGTTCCCAAAAAAATGCACGCTCAAGTGATTCGACCCGAAAGATTTGGAGAGCCTACAAAAGCATTTCAACACGAAGAAATTGAAGTCCCTGAAATAAAAGGTGACGAAGTATTGGTTGCGGTTATGGCTGCTGGAGTAAACTACAACAATGTATGGGCAGCTCTTGGATTTCCGGTGGATGTAATTGGTGCACGAAATAAAAAGGGAGAGTCCGAAAAGTTTCACATAGGCGGATCAGACGCTTCAGGAATCGTATGGAAAATAGGGAAAGACGTAAAAAACGTAAAAGTAGGAGATGAAGTTGTAATCCACTGTGGAGTTTGGGAAAAGGAAGACCCTTGGGTGAAGGCAGGAAACGACCCGATGTTTGCACCATCACAGTTAATCTGGGGTTATGAAACTAACTGGGGCTCATTTGCTCAATTTTGTAAAGTGCAAGACCACCAATGTCTCCCAAAACCAAAGCACCTTTCATGGGAGGAGTCTGCGGCTTATATGCTTGTGGCTGCAACTGCATACAGAATGCTCCACCACTGGAAACCAAATAATGTAAAGCCGGACGATGTAGTTTTAATCTGGGGAGGGGCTGGAGGGCTTGGAGCAATGGCGATTCAAATCGTAAAAGCTGCGGGTGGAGTTCCAATTGCAGTAGTAAGCTCTGACGATAAGATCGAATTTTGTAAGAAGTTAGGCGCAACCGGTGTGATAAACAGAAACAATTTCAAACACTGGGGAGCTTTAACTTCTGATATAAACAAGCCTGAGGCTTTTGCAGAGTGGACTAAAAAGGCGAGAGATTTCGGAAAAGCAATTTGGGATATTGCAGGAAAAGGAAAAAATCCAAGAATTGTATTTGAGCACCCGGGTGAGTCAACTCTTCCTACCTCTGTGTTTGTTTGTGAGACAGGTGGTATGGTTGTAATTTGTGCTGGAACAAGCGGGTTCAATGCTACTTGCGATTTAAGATATTTGTGGATGCGTCAAAAAAGACTACAAGGCTCTCATTTTGCAAACGACGATAACGCTCGCGAATTGAATGAGCTTGTAATTGCAAAAAAAGTAGATCCTGTACTTTCCAAGACTTATACATTTGAAGAAACAGCAACCGCACACCAATTGATGCGTGAAAATAAGCACCCTTCAGGAAATATGTCTATTTTAGTTGGCGCTAAAAATATAGGAATGGGAAAAAAGTAA
- a CDS encoding rhodanese-like domain-containing protein produces MSISTLWFIIAIVVIFGIQFLLKRRGRVSQNILIEKIQSGAKIIDVRTKDEFQDGHYNKAINIPLNTLSSRLGELGDKSKPIVLYCASGVRSASATQLLKSNGFIDVVNAGGLGDMP; encoded by the coding sequence ATGAGTATTAGCACTTTATGGTTTATCATTGCAATTGTAGTGATTTTTGGAATTCAGTTTTTATTAAAAAGGAGAGGAAGAGTGTCACAAAATATTCTAATTGAAAAAATTCAGTCTGGGGCGAAAATCATCGACGTAAGAACTAAAGATGAGTTTCAAGATGGACATTATAATAAAGCGATTAACATCCCTTTAAATACCTTGTCTTCAAGACTTGGTGAATTAGGAGATAAAAGTAAGCCAATAGTTTTGTATTGCGCATCAGGTGTAAGAAGTGCATCGGCAACTCAACTATTAAAATCAAACGGTTTTATAGATGTAGTCAATGCCGGTGGGCTTGGAGATATGCCGTAA
- a CDS encoding FAD-dependent oxidoreductase — MEKIIIVGGVAGGATAAARIRRISEACEITIIEKGPYVSYANCGLPYFISGEIQKRSQLLLQTPDGFWGRYKIQVFIETEAVEINRENKKIKIQNSDGEKWLEYDKCILAQGGNPVIPELPGSNSPNVFKLWNVPDMDRIHDFINKEKPVSAVVVGGGFIGIEMGEAFHLRKLDTTIVELSNQVMATMDKEFGYYAQKKLESSGVKVIAGLGVKSIESSTKEVILSDGRKIPAGIVLFSVGVRPELNLAKSCGLEIGKSGGLLVNEYLQTSDPNIFAAGDMVEILHKVSGKKVRVPLAGPANRQGRIVGTNVLGGKIPYRGSIGTSVVKIFDSTLASTGLSEKAAVDAGFEVGVAIIHKNNHASYYPGSEEITLKLVYDKKNSRVLGAQGFGKSGVEKRIDVISVAIHGKMTLEDLSELDLAYSPPYSSANDPVNMIAFIAENSRSGFSPTVTSRELKNQFSENNSVLLDVRNLGEYSKGHILNSLNIPVDELRFRISEIPKNKKLFVYCRVGFRGHLATRILLQNGFKDVWNVSGGILSILAEGEFEEVKE, encoded by the coding sequence ATGGAAAAAATTATTATTGTAGGCGGGGTTGCCGGTGGGGCTACAGCAGCAGCCAGAATTCGCAGAATTTCCGAGGCTTGTGAGATTACTATTATCGAAAAGGGACCTTATGTGTCTTATGCGAATTGCGGTCTCCCTTATTTTATTTCTGGAGAGATTCAAAAAAGATCTCAGTTGCTACTTCAGACTCCTGATGGGTTTTGGGGACGCTATAAAATCCAAGTTTTCATAGAAACAGAAGCTGTAGAAATCAATCGAGAAAATAAGAAGATTAAGATACAAAATTCTGATGGTGAAAAATGGTTAGAATACGATAAGTGTATTTTAGCGCAAGGGGGAAACCCAGTCATTCCTGAACTACCCGGATCAAATTCGCCTAACGTATTCAAATTGTGGAATGTTCCCGATATGGATCGAATCCATGATTTTATAAACAAAGAAAAGCCAGTGAGCGCTGTAGTTGTAGGAGGAGGGTTTATCGGTATTGAAATGGGTGAAGCATTTCATCTAAGAAAACTCGACACTACAATAGTAGAGCTTTCTAATCAAGTTATGGCAACTATGGATAAGGAGTTTGGGTATTACGCTCAGAAAAAATTAGAATCGTCCGGGGTGAAAGTGATAGCAGGACTTGGAGTCAAATCTATCGAGTCGTCCACTAAAGAAGTAATTCTAAGCGATGGTCGAAAGATTCCTGCCGGGATTGTTTTATTTTCTGTTGGAGTTAGACCTGAATTGAATCTCGCAAAAAGTTGTGGGTTAGAAATCGGAAAATCCGGCGGGCTTTTAGTGAACGAATATTTACAAACCTCTGATCCAAATATTTTTGCAGCGGGGGATATGGTAGAAATACTTCATAAAGTTTCAGGGAAAAAGGTTAGAGTTCCTCTTGCAGGACCTGCCAATAGACAAGGTAGAATCGTTGGAACAAATGTGCTCGGTGGAAAAATTCCTTACCGTGGTTCCATAGGCACAAGTGTGGTGAAGATTTTTGATTCTACTCTTGCATCTACAGGGCTTTCTGAAAAAGCTGCAGTGGATGCAGGATTTGAAGTAGGGGTAGCAATCATTCACAAAAATAACCACGCTTCTTACTACCCAGGGTCTGAAGAGATTACATTGAAATTGGTTTACGATAAGAAAAATTCAAGGGTTCTGGGTGCACAAGGTTTCGGAAAAAGTGGGGTAGAGAAAAGGATTGATGTTATTTCTGTTGCAATCCACGGGAAGATGACCTTGGAAGATTTGTCGGAATTGGACTTAGCGTATTCTCCACCCTATTCTAGTGCAAACGACCCTGTAAATATGATCGCATTCATAGCAGAAAATTCAAGATCAGGGTTTAGTCCAACTGTGACTTCAAGGGAGTTGAAAAATCAATTTTCGGAAAATAATTCTGTGTTACTCGATGTTAGAAACTTAGGTGAATATTCTAAAGGACATATTCTGAATAGCCTGAATATTCCTGTGGATGAGCTAAGATTTCGGATTTCTGAAATCCCGAAAAATAAAAAATTATTCGTGTATTGCAGGGTTGGTTTTAGAGGACATTTGGCTACAAGGATTCTATTGCAAAATGGATTTAAAGATGTCTGGAATGTTAGTGGTGGAATTTTAAGTATTTTAGCAGAAGGAGAATTTGAGGAGGTGAAAGAATGA
- a CDS encoding response regulator, with amino-acid sequence MTHLQKKILLVEDNEMVSMVHLQALESFGFLSTHASNGEEAIQFAEKSEIDLVIMDIDLGEGMNGLETAKRIQKSKDVPILFFSSHNEKEIVEKARDISRYGYVTKGSGLPVLKTSIDVALGFHDTEKKLSHFLTSK; translated from the coding sequence ATGACCCACCTGCAGAAGAAAATTCTATTAGTTGAAGACAACGAAATGGTGTCTATGGTGCATTTACAGGCTTTAGAAAGTTTTGGTTTTTTAAGCACACACGCCTCCAATGGTGAAGAAGCTATTCAATTTGCAGAGAAATCTGAAATCGATCTAGTGATTATGGACATTGATCTCGGAGAAGGGATGAATGGATTGGAAACAGCAAAAAGAATTCAAAAGTCAAAAGATGTTCCAATTTTATTTTTTTCTTCCCATAACGAAAAAGAAATTGTTGAGAAGGCAAGAGATATTTCCAGATATGGTTATGTTACAAAAGGATCAGGGCTGCCTGTTCTAAAAACCTCGATTGATGTTGCACTCGGGTTTCATGATACAGAAAAGAAATTAAGCCATTTTTTGACTTCAAAGTAA
- a CDS encoding glycerophosphodiester phosphodiesterase: MKRLFYIVNIFLFIHCGIRPRLLEKPVIEIQGHQGARAKFPGNTLPSFEYALSKNIDVLELDVVVSKDKKLVVSHDLFLEKEDCLSPEGRLLNEGIPIITLNYDEIKKYDCGSITQKRFPNQKSIPKTSRPLLTDVIHLVKKSGKDKVKLNIETKISPGLEKWTVSPLEFSELLINVLKGENFLDRVYFQSFDYRTLTIIKRLYPKAKLVALFEGNLVDYAQTAIGIEADTISPNYQWITKEHVQKIRSMGIRVIPWTVNSKEEIQRMIDMNVDGIISDDPDLVISILNRG; this comes from the coding sequence ATGAAAAGATTATTTTACATCGTAAATATTTTTCTATTTATTCATTGCGGTATAAGACCAAGACTCTTAGAAAAACCAGTCATCGAAATTCAAGGACATCAGGGAGCCAGAGCCAAGTTTCCGGGGAACACTCTACCTTCTTTTGAATACGCTCTTTCTAAAAATATTGACGTATTGGAATTGGACGTTGTTGTGAGTAAAGATAAAAAGTTAGTAGTGAGCCATGATCTTTTTTTAGAAAAAGAAGACTGCTTATCTCCTGAAGGAAGATTACTAAACGAGGGTATTCCCATAATAACCCTAAATTATGACGAAATAAAAAAATACGACTGTGGTAGTATAACTCAAAAAAGATTCCCAAATCAAAAATCAATTCCCAAAACTTCAAGGCCACTGCTTACGGACGTTATTCACTTAGTAAAAAAATCAGGGAAAGACAAAGTAAAACTCAATATTGAAACCAAGATTTCTCCCGGCTTAGAAAAATGGACTGTTTCCCCTTTAGAATTCAGTGAGCTACTCATAAACGTACTAAAAGGGGAAAACTTTTTAGACCGAGTTTATTTTCAGTCCTTTGACTACAGGACCCTGACTATAATCAAAAGACTCTATCCAAAAGCAAAACTTGTCGCTCTTTTTGAAGGGAACTTAGTTGATTACGCGCAGACTGCAATCGGGATAGAGGCAGATACGATTTCACCAAACTACCAATGGATTACAAAAGAGCATGTCCAAAAAATTCGATCTATGGGGATCAGAGTAATCCCTTGGACTGTAAATTCTAAAGAAGAAATACAACGCATGATCGATATGAATGTGGATGGAATTATTTCTGATGATCCGGATTTAGTTATCAGCATTTTAAACCGTGGATAA
- a CDS encoding cytochrome c, with protein sequence MNDRLKNFSKTILVLLFGISFLLAWNCGEQNSEKSDTNSNQEKSAEAPKAGVEKTKEEKIASGKKIYSEICVACHLGEGQGSPGSFPPLAKSDFLNKDKKRAIHTVVKGISGPITVNGKKYDNVMPPQTLGDEDVADVLTYVYNSWGNAGHVIHADEVKPER encoded by the coding sequence ATGAACGATAGATTGAAAAATTTTAGTAAAACAATTTTAGTTTTATTATTTGGAATATCATTTCTTTTAGCTTGGAATTGCGGAGAACAAAACTCAGAAAAGTCGGACACAAACTCCAACCAAGAAAAATCAGCAGAAGCTCCAAAAGCTGGAGTCGAAAAAACCAAAGAAGAAAAAATTGCATCAGGAAAAAAGATTTATTCTGAAATTTGTGTTGCTTGCCACTTAGGAGAAGGACAAGGCTCTCCCGGTTCATTTCCACCCCTCGCAAAAAGCGACTTTTTAAACAAAGATAAAAAAAGGGCAATCCACACGGTTGTAAAAGGGATCAGTGGTCCGATTACCGTAAACGGAAAAAAATACGACAACGTCATGCCTCCTCAAACTCTTGGAGATGAAGATGTAGCAGATGTACTAACTTATGTTTATAACAGTTGGGGAAACGCAGGTCATGTAATCCATGCGGACGAGGTAAAACCAGAGAGATAA